The following proteins are encoded in a genomic region of Thermococcus pacificus:
- a CDS encoding ASCH domain-containing protein gives MLIDSAYKSRILRGDKVTTVRYGDYEAKPGSEVYLVVTPSDTAVAKVRITRVEKKKVKELTNEDAKLDGFSDVKELLGELSKIYGELYGDDEVTIIGFEVIKRFDDGIPLKWLKGLNYREPAEIARLYLENQEKLNLNRETDFIMRRIYNEGLGRAVRTFGPKKVQNALLKTYHALYAAGVI, from the coding sequence ATGCTGATTGACTCCGCCTACAAGTCGAGAATCCTGCGCGGCGACAAGGTGACAACGGTACGCTACGGAGACTACGAGGCGAAGCCCGGGAGCGAGGTCTATCTAGTGGTGACCCCGAGCGACACTGCAGTAGCCAAAGTCAGGATAACCCGTGTGGAGAAAAAGAAGGTAAAAGAGCTGACAAACGAAGATGCAAAGCTTGACGGCTTCTCCGATGTCAAAGAACTCCTGGGGGAGCTCAGCAAGATCTACGGCGAGCTCTACGGGGACGACGAGGTCACGATCATAGGCTTCGAGGTCATAAAGCGCTTTGACGACGGGATTCCGCTCAAGTGGCTAAAGGGCCTCAACTACCGCGAGCCTGCCGAGATCGCGAGGCTCTACCTTGAGAATCAGGAGAAGCTGAACCTCAATCGTGAGACCGACTTCATAATGAGGCGCATTTACAACGAAGGCCTCGGAAGGGCCGTCAGAACCTTCGGGCCGAAAAAGGTTCAGAACGCGCTGCTCAAAACCTACCACGCGCTCTACGCGGCAGGGGTTATCTAA
- a CDS encoding TIGR02253 family HAD-type hydrolase, with product MIKVVFFDLDDTIVDTTKLAEMARRNAIENMVRHGLPVDFDTAYQELLELISEYGSNFSRHFDYLLRRLDLPNNPKWIAAGVISYHNTKFAYLRTVKGVRQVLLDLQRSGYRLGIITDGDPIKQWEKILRLELDEYFGGVFISDHLGVKKPHPKIFRKALRKMGVEPGEAIMVGDRLYSDIYGAKQVGMRTVWFKYGKYADRELEYLDYADFTISSLEELPEILRGLKLEEESEGGSDKEVHAD from the coding sequence ATGATTAAGGTTGTGTTCTTTGATCTAGACGATACCATCGTGGATACCACCAAACTGGCTGAGATGGCGAGGAGGAACGCAATAGAGAACATGGTGAGGCACGGCCTTCCCGTTGATTTTGATACTGCCTACCAAGAGCTCTTGGAGCTTATAAGCGAGTACGGGAGCAACTTTTCGAGGCACTTTGACTACCTCCTCAGGCGCCTCGACCTGCCGAACAACCCCAAGTGGATAGCGGCGGGCGTCATCTCGTACCACAACACCAAGTTCGCCTACCTGCGGACGGTTAAGGGTGTCAGGCAGGTCCTCCTTGACCTTCAGCGGTCTGGATACAGGCTCGGCATCATCACCGACGGCGACCCGATAAAGCAGTGGGAGAAGATACTCCGCCTGGAGCTCGATGAGTACTTTGGGGGAGTCTTCATCTCTGACCACCTCGGTGTCAAGAAGCCTCACCCGAAGATATTCAGGAAAGCCCTCCGGAAGATGGGGGTCGAGCCAGGCGAGGCCATAATGGTCGGCGATAGGCTTTACTCTGATATATACGGGGCGAAGCAGGTCGGCATGAGGACGGTATGGTTTAAATACGGGAAGTACGCCGACAGGGAGCTGGAGTACCTGGACTACGCGGACTTCACTATAAGCTCGCTGGAAGAGCTGCCAGAAATCCTGAGGGGGTTGAAGCTTGAGGAGGAAAGCGAAGGCGGTTCAGATAAGGAAGTTCATGCTGATTGA
- a CDS encoding DUF3783 domain-containing protein — translation MGKVLLVGFSPDEAEAVRASLDGLGVFEVPEYCRDWVVSEIVAKAGELSGSSNWHLRKFVIMHGLSNEELKEVIRSVKALNPGRVIFATTTETALGWKLEDYLNELMEEDEYFQAMRWARREASQRKGQFLDIGKG, via the coding sequence ATGGGGAAGGTTCTTCTAGTAGGTTTCAGCCCGGATGAAGCGGAGGCCGTCAGAGCATCCCTCGATGGGCTGGGTGTCTTTGAGGTTCCCGAGTACTGCAGGGACTGGGTCGTGAGCGAAATAGTGGCGAAGGCCGGAGAACTGAGCGGTTCCAGCAACTGGCACCTCAGGAAGTTCGTCATAATGCACGGCCTCAGCAACGAGGAGTTGAAAGAAGTTATCCGCTCAGTCAAAGCCCTCAACCCGGGCAGGGTCATCTTCGCCACGACCACGGAGACAGCTCTTGGGTGGAAGCTGGAGGACTACCTTAACGAGCTGATGGAAGAAGACGAATACTTCCAGGCCATGCGCTGGGCCAGGAGGGAGGCCTCTCAAAGGAAGGGGCAGTTCCTCGACATCGGGAAGGGTTAA
- the cobB gene encoding NAD-dependent protein deacetylase: MIEEAAKLLARSRFAIAFTGAGISAESGVPTFRGFNGLWKKHRPEELATPEAFRKDPHLVWSFYRWRMGLIRNAKPNRAHYALAELEEMGILKAVITQNVDDLHREAGSRRIIELHGNIFRVRCTSCSYRENLKESGRLDEFLEEKDLPKCPECGSLLRPDVVWFGEPLPRKTLEEAFKLAERADLVLVIGTSGVVYPAAYIPQIVKETGGKVIEVNPEESGITPIADVFLRCPAGEAMEKLMERVRRLM; encoded by the coding sequence ATGATAGAGGAAGCCGCCAAACTGCTGGCACGCTCAAGGTTTGCGATTGCTTTTACCGGTGCCGGAATAAGCGCTGAAAGCGGGGTTCCGACGTTCAGGGGCTTCAACGGCCTCTGGAAGAAGCACAGGCCCGAGGAGCTGGCCACTCCCGAGGCGTTCAGGAAGGACCCACACCTCGTCTGGAGCTTCTACAGGTGGAGGATGGGGCTGATAAGGAATGCAAAACCCAACAGGGCACACTACGCCCTGGCGGAGCTTGAGGAGATGGGCATCCTCAAGGCGGTCATCACTCAGAACGTCGACGACCTCCATCGCGAAGCCGGAAGCAGGAGAATCATTGAGCTCCACGGCAACATCTTCAGGGTCAGGTGCACCTCCTGTTCCTACAGGGAAAACCTCAAGGAGAGCGGCAGGCTTGATGAGTTTCTGGAGGAGAAAGACCTCCCGAAGTGCCCGGAGTGCGGCTCTCTCCTGAGGCCGGACGTGGTGTGGTTTGGCGAGCCGCTCCCTAGGAAGACGCTCGAAGAGGCATTCAAACTCGCAGAGAGGGCCGACCTCGTCCTCGTCATAGGCACAAGCGGCGTCGTTTATCCTGCGGCCTACATACCCCAGATCGTCAAGGAAACCGGGGGAAAGGTCATCGAGGTGAACCCGGAGGAGAGCGGAATAACGCCCATAGCCGACGTTTTCCTGCGCTGTCCTGCGGGAGAAGCCATGGAAAAGCTGATGGAAAGGGTAAGGAGGCTGATGTAA
- a CDS encoding aromatic amino acid transport family protein produces the protein MPVSDGVPRSKVTTSHGHYYAERVALARRKKLRRKATLIQLMRKRKGVAAIRTSTIRVEKAHISKSEALAILIGTQIGAGVLGLPYAASKVGLIPALGVLIGVMLLMLGTAFIVLRFSAEMGGAQMSTIASRTLGKAGGWLMYLSITLMSFGALLAYMAGMGQVFASLFGVSETIGGAIFWVLASLVVYHGLEASGKTELIMSYIMLALFIGVTFMLVPHAKLENGLYADLSGLLSIMGVAIFALGCHTIIPDVYKGLGSYEKTRKVLVLAFLIPTVIYAVFMASFLLVFGRGTPEVATQGLESLYGRAGWLVGNLIPLLAITTSYIGIALAQQSNSEEFVRLRKPIAWALTVVPPAIVYFAGVRNFADVLAFAGDTGDMLAFIVLPVLMWLSAKLRK, from the coding sequence ATGCCAGTGAGCGATGGTGTTCCCAGGAGTAAGGTCACAACATCACACGGTCACTACTACGCTGAGAGGGTGGCACTGGCGAGACGGAAGAAGCTCAGGCGGAAGGCGACCCTCATACAGCTCATGCGGAAGAGGAAGGGGGTTGCAGCTATAAGGACGAGCACGATACGGGTGGAAAAGGCGCACATATCAAAGAGTGAGGCCCTCGCGATACTCATCGGAACGCAGATAGGTGCCGGAGTCCTCGGACTCCCCTACGCCGCGAGCAAGGTCGGTCTCATTCCTGCCCTTGGAGTTCTTATTGGGGTAATGCTCCTCATGCTCGGAACGGCCTTCATAGTGCTCAGGTTCAGCGCCGAGATGGGCGGAGCCCAGATGAGCACTATAGCCAGCAGGACCCTCGGCAAAGCCGGCGGCTGGCTCATGTACCTCAGCATAACCCTGATGAGCTTTGGGGCCCTGCTGGCTTACATGGCTGGGATGGGACAGGTGTTCGCGAGCCTCTTTGGTGTCAGTGAGACGATTGGCGGCGCCATATTCTGGGTTCTGGCATCGTTAGTGGTCTACCACGGCCTCGAAGCGAGCGGAAAGACCGAGCTTATAATGAGCTACATCATGCTCGCCCTCTTCATCGGCGTCACCTTCATGCTGGTTCCCCACGCGAAGCTGGAGAACGGGCTCTACGCCGACCTATCTGGACTCCTGAGCATAATGGGCGTTGCCATCTTCGCCCTCGGCTGCCACACCATCATACCGGACGTCTACAAGGGGCTCGGAAGCTACGAGAAAACGAGGAAGGTGCTCGTGCTGGCTTTCCTTATACCCACAGTCATCTACGCGGTATTCATGGCATCGTTCCTCCTCGTCTTCGGCAGGGGAACTCCTGAGGTGGCTACACAGGGCCTTGAGTCCCTCTACGGCAGGGCCGGCTGGCTCGTGGGCAACCTCATTCCGCTGCTCGCGATAACGACGAGCTACATAGGCATAGCTTTGGCACAGCAGAGCAATAGCGAGGAGTTCGTGAGGCTCAGGAAGCCTATTGCATGGGCCCTGACGGTGGTTCCGCCGGCCATTGTTTACTTTGCGGGTGTCAGAAACTTCGCCGACGTCTTAGCGTTTGCTGGTGACACAGGGGACATGCTGGCCTTCATTGTGCTTCCCGTGCTCATGTGGCTGTCAGCGAAGCTTCGGAAGTGA
- the glyA gene encoding serine hydroxymethyltransferase: MAEGYREYRDKVLDFIEEHENWRKHTINLIASENVTSPSVTRAVASGFMHKYAEGWPRQRYYQGCKYVDEVELIGVELFTKLFGSDFADLRPISGTNANQAVFFGLTQPGDKAIVLHTSHGGHISHMPFGAAGMRGLEVYTWPFDNEEFNIDVDKAEKLIREVEPKIVVFGGSLFPFPHPVKELAPVAKEVGAYVMFDAAHVLGLIAGKQFQDPLREGADIITASTHKTFPGPQGGVIIYKRFGETEEIAKLQWAIFPGVLSNHHLHHMAGKTITAAEMLEYGEKYAAQIVKNAKALAAALAEEGFKVIGEDKGYTESHQVIVDVSDLHEAAGGWAAPLLEEAGIILNKNLLPWDPLEKVEKPSGLRIGVQEMTRVGMMEDDMKEIAHFIKRVLLDKEDPKKVRRDVYGFRAEFQKVYYSFDYGLPMRE; this comes from the coding sequence ATGGCTGAAGGATATAGAGAATACCGCGACAAGGTTCTGGACTTTATTGAGGAGCACGAGAACTGGAGGAAGCACACGATAAACCTCATAGCGAGCGAAAACGTGACTTCTCCAAGCGTTACCCGCGCCGTTGCCAGCGGCTTCATGCACAAGTACGCAGAAGGCTGGCCGAGGCAGAGGTACTACCAGGGCTGCAAGTACGTTGACGAGGTCGAGCTCATCGGCGTCGAGCTCTTCACAAAGCTCTTCGGGAGTGACTTCGCCGATTTAAGGCCGATTTCCGGAACCAACGCCAACCAGGCGGTTTTCTTCGGTTTGACTCAGCCGGGAGACAAGGCCATAGTTCTCCACACCAGCCACGGTGGCCACATAAGCCACATGCCCTTCGGTGCGGCAGGAATGAGGGGCCTTGAGGTCTACACCTGGCCCTTCGACAACGAGGAGTTCAACATAGATGTGGACAAGGCGGAGAAGCTCATCCGCGAGGTAGAGCCCAAGATAGTCGTATTCGGCGGCTCGCTCTTCCCGTTCCCGCACCCGGTCAAGGAGCTCGCGCCTGTTGCAAAGGAGGTCGGTGCCTACGTCATGTTCGACGCCGCCCACGTCCTCGGTCTCATAGCCGGAAAGCAGTTCCAGGATCCGCTCAGGGAAGGAGCCGACATAATCACCGCCTCGACCCACAAGACCTTCCCCGGCCCGCAGGGCGGTGTGATAATCTACAAGAGGTTTGGAGAGACTGAGGAGATAGCCAAGCTCCAGTGGGCCATCTTCCCGGGCGTTCTGAGCAACCACCACCTCCACCACATGGCCGGAAAGACGATTACCGCGGCGGAGATGCTCGAGTACGGTGAGAAGTACGCGGCTCAGATAGTCAAGAACGCCAAGGCCCTTGCCGCGGCCCTCGCAGAGGAGGGCTTCAAGGTCATCGGTGAGGACAAGGGCTACACCGAGAGCCACCAGGTCATCGTTGACGTCAGCGACCTTCACGAGGCCGCTGGCGGTTGGGCGGCACCTCTCCTTGAGGAGGCCGGCATAATCCTCAACAAGAACCTCCTCCCGTGGGACCCGCTCGAGAAGGTCGAGAAGCCGAGCGGTCTGCGCATAGGTGTCCAGGAGATGACCCGCGTCGGCATGATGGAGGACGACATGAAGGAGATAGCCCACTTCATCAAGCGCGTCCTCCTCGACAAGGAGGACCCGAAGAAGGTCAGGCGCGACGTCTACGGCTTCCGCGCCGAGTTCCAGAAGGTCTACTACTCCTTCGACTACGGACTCCCGATGAGGGAGTGA
- a CDS encoding immunoglobulin-like domain-containing protein: MRKVIPVLLIILLVPVGYYFASYWGSPADGSSGGKDLTHTSPDSGLGTETLLKLDKTVYSPNDTMLITITNKGDGNITTGYAFRLYRLENGTWNEVPVNLVFIEVAVVIEPGKSWEQKVNLADLKLDQGHYRIVKTVSVTDPVTKMALA, translated from the coding sequence ATGAGAAAGGTCATTCCCGTTCTGCTGATAATCCTCCTGGTTCCGGTCGGGTATTACTTCGCTTCGTACTGGGGAAGCCCTGCCGACGGCTCCTCCGGCGGGAAAGATCTCACCCACACCTCCCCGGATAGCGGGTTGGGTACCGAGACTCTGCTGAAGCTTGATAAAACCGTCTACTCCCCCAACGACACGATGCTCATAACGATAACCAACAAAGGGGACGGCAACATCACGACGGGCTACGCCTTCAGGCTCTACAGGCTGGAGAACGGGACGTGGAATGAGGTTCCCGTCAACCTGGTTTTCATCGAGGTTGCGGTCGTTATCGAGCCCGGGAAGAGCTGGGAGCAGAAGGTGAACCTGGCCGACCTCAAACTCGATCAGGGACACTACAGGATAGTAAAGACGGTCTCCGTCACCGACCCGGTGACCAAAATGGCGCTGGCCTAG
- a CDS encoding immunoglobulin-like domain-containing protein has translation MNRFLTAFAVLIIVLGIFYVGTNETSKNTSSDTGTAVMRLDKEVYHAGDDLTLTIINTGSETLLVGASYRLYRLENGEWKELDLGFSFTGIGYTIPPGGNWTQVVPLVTHVSDGAGKLEPLPPGKYRITKMVTIERGRCGRGSDEITLSAEFEVVE, from the coding sequence GTGAATCGATTCCTGACCGCTTTCGCCGTTCTCATTATTGTTCTTGGAATTTTCTACGTCGGGACAAACGAGACCTCCAAAAATACATCCTCCGATACCGGGACCGCCGTCATGAGGCTCGACAAAGAGGTTTATCACGCCGGAGACGACCTCACCCTTACCATAATCAACACCGGGAGCGAGACACTGCTCGTGGGGGCTTCATACAGGCTCTACAGGCTGGAAAACGGAGAGTGGAAAGAGCTCGACCTCGGGTTCTCTTTCACAGGCATAGGCTACACGATACCTCCCGGTGGCAACTGGACTCAGGTTGTTCCGCTCGTTACACATGTTTCTGACGGCGCTGGAAAGCTTGAGCCGCTGCCTCCTGGCAAGTACAGGATTACAAAGATGGTAACCATCGAGAGGGGCCGGTGCGGGAGGGGGAGCGATGAGATAACCCTCTCCGCTGAGTTCGAGGTGGTGGAATGA
- a CDS encoding immunoglobulin-like domain-containing protein, with translation MRWKTSAAIVVLILLIWGLTGSHFYMGLDKESYHPGEEPVLTLRNTGILPIYFGQPYTLYRRENGTWVRVRQGFFFNSLLYDLLPFGSWKQEIALKYLPENESAGTVPTLYNLPPGEYRLVKEICGWPRGCVNGSVEFEILP, from the coding sequence ATGAGGTGGAAAACCAGTGCGGCTATTGTCGTTCTAATTCTCCTGATCTGGGGCCTCACCGGCTCGCACTTTTACATGGGCCTTGATAAGGAGAGTTATCACCCGGGAGAGGAGCCTGTTCTCACATTAAGGAACACGGGTATACTCCCAATCTACTTCGGCCAGCCCTACACTCTCTACCGCCGGGAGAACGGAACTTGGGTCCGCGTTAGGCAGGGCTTCTTCTTCAACTCCCTCCTCTATGACCTGCTCCCCTTTGGCTCGTGGAAACAGGAAATCGCCCTGAAGTACCTGCCGGAGAACGAAAGCGCCGGAACCGTTCCCACGCTTTACAATCTCCCACCGGGGGAATACAGGCTCGTCAAAGAAATCTGCGGCTGGCCACGGGGCTGTGTGAACGGCAGCGTCGAGTTCGAGATACTCCCATGA
- a CDS encoding transcription factor S translates to MKFCPKCGNLMLPDRKRKVWVCRSCGYEEPFDEEKDREKTKITQKVEHKPDEGIIVVEQDVKTLPTTKVTCPKCGNDTAYWWEMQTRAGDEPSTIFYKCTKCGHVWRAYE, encoded by the coding sequence ATGAAGTTTTGTCCAAAGTGCGGTAACCTCATGCTTCCGGACAGGAAGAGGAAGGTCTGGGTCTGCCGTTCCTGTGGCTACGAGGAGCCCTTCGACGAGGAGAAGGACAGGGAGAAGACAAAGATTACCCAGAAGGTCGAGCACAAACCCGACGAGGGCATAATCGTCGTTGAGCAGGACGTAAAGACCTTGCCAACCACGAAGGTAACCTGCCCCAAGTGCGGCAACGACACCGCCTACTGGTGGGAGATGCAAACCCGCGCTGGAGACGAGCCGAGCACGATATTCTACAAGTGCACCAAGTGCGGCCACGTCTGGAGGGCCTACGAGTGA
- a CDS encoding DNA polymerase sliding clamp: MPFEIVFDGAKDFADLIATASNLIDEAAFKITEEGISMRAMDPSRVVLIDLNLPESIFSKYEVEEEETVGVNMDHFKKILKRGKGKDTLILRKGDENFLEITFEGTAKRTFRLPLIEVEELELDLPELPFTAKVVVLGEVLKEAVKDASLVSDSMKFIARENEFIMKAEGETNEVEIKLTLEDEGLLDLEVEEETKSAYGISYLADMLKGIGKADEVIIKFGNEMPLQMEYPIRDEGKLIFLLAPRVEE; this comes from the coding sequence ATGCCGTTCGAGATAGTTTTTGATGGTGCCAAGGATTTCGCCGATCTTATAGCCACCGCAAGCAACCTCATCGACGAGGCGGCCTTTAAGATAACCGAGGAAGGAATAAGCATGCGTGCCATGGACCCGAGCAGGGTCGTTCTCATCGACCTCAACCTGCCCGAGAGCATATTCTCCAAGTACGAGGTCGAGGAAGAGGAGACCGTTGGAGTGAACATGGACCACTTCAAGAAGATTCTCAAGCGCGGGAAGGGCAAGGACACCCTCATACTCAGGAAGGGCGACGAGAACTTCCTCGAGATAACCTTCGAGGGGACGGCAAAGAGGACCTTCCGCCTTCCGCTCATAGAGGTCGAGGAGCTTGAGCTCGACCTTCCAGAGCTTCCGTTCACGGCAAAGGTCGTCGTCCTCGGCGAGGTTCTCAAGGAGGCCGTTAAGGACGCTTCCCTTGTCAGTGACTCAATGAAGTTCATAGCCAGGGAGAACGAGTTCATCATGAAGGCCGAGGGTGAGACCAACGAGGTTGAGATAAAGCTCACCCTTGAGGACGAAGGTTTACTCGACCTCGAAGTCGAAGAGGAAACCAAGAGTGCCTACGGAATCAGCTACCTTGCGGACATGCTCAAGGGCATCGGCAAGGCCGACGAGGTCATAATCAAGTTCGGCAACGAGATGCCGCTCCAGATGGAGTATCCGATAAGGGACGAGGGCAAGCTCATATTCCTCCTCGCGCCGCGCGTCGAGGAGTGA
- a CDS encoding DNA replication complex subunit Gins51: MDIVKLRELLEQELSSPDLVDLDGEFYKEFDSLIKALKLSAESSRERGEDVEERLYLAQLEIAEKLAREIIKIRLHKIVDLVVEGIPAEMTEEERKIFTILRAFIEREELNVPLSGGELAETVPESTPEQPSEPSKKSIPTEAYIIKVDLPRVLDPELREYGPFRAGDMVILPRSIAKVLVERDVAERIRLTP; encoded by the coding sequence GTGGACATCGTCAAGCTCAGGGAACTGCTGGAGCAGGAGCTTTCCTCCCCGGATCTGGTGGATCTGGACGGGGAGTTCTACAAGGAGTTCGACAGCCTCATCAAAGCCCTCAAGCTCAGCGCCGAGAGCTCCCGCGAGAGGGGGGAAGATGTGGAGGAGCGCCTCTACCTGGCCCAGCTGGAGATAGCGGAGAAGCTCGCCCGCGAGATAATAAAAATCAGGCTCCATAAAATCGTTGACCTCGTGGTAGAGGGCATCCCTGCCGAAATGACTGAGGAGGAGAGGAAGATATTCACGATTCTAAGGGCATTTATAGAGCGCGAGGAGCTTAACGTTCCCCTTTCCGGAGGGGAGCTGGCTGAAACTGTGCCCGAGAGCACTCCAGAGCAGCCATCGGAGCCATCGAAAAAGAGCATTCCAACCGAGGCATACATAATCAAGGTCGATCTGCCCAGGGTACTCGACCCGGAGCTGAGAGAGTACGGGCCGTTCAGGGCCGGCGACATGGTCATACTGCCAAGGAGCATTGCGAAGGTTCTCGTCGAAAGAGATGTCGCTGAGAGGATAAGGCTCACCCCGTGA
- a CDS encoding molybdopterin-dependent oxidoreductase produces MPFSVCMRDCYDTCSMISEFKDGKLTVRGNPRHPVTAGFLCPKGALLPKWFHAKGRLKKPLIRTDERGSGEFRETSWEEAIKVVVDKLRETIEEHGSESVLVYQYAGDRGAVNYAFPLRLFHYLNTSMLDYGICDRAGHEALKDVYGTAVGMDPEELKNQRLLVYWGMNAFWTNLHGFMLAKKNNLEIWTVDVVRTETAKRSDRFFQIRPDTDVLFALSVAKVIIEENLYDKAFVRENVYGFEEFKNYVKTLSLDYVSKETGLSIEDIEEFARGYAEKRGVIHIGYGFQRSLAGGEAVRAIAILPALVGHRFGFIYDMKTIDKSYAEGAFLRSKPAKRIPQVKLAEYIERGEIKFLYVYNSNPLASLPNQNRLRKALVESDVFVVTHDIFLTDTALYSDVVLPANTFFERLDIADSYYHRYVALNEPVARLHGKSNSEVTRLLAKALGIENPYLYESDEEVIRKILELNGLSWDELKEKGFVRVPEKPRKWETPSGKIEFYSQRVVERGLSPFPEYRKFKGKYPLRLLTPTYRMTITSQYHNTYGMVDPNLYINPADAEERGIQDGDAVEVFNENGRIRTVAKLSDDVPRGVVLLYKAFWVKLLGWNANFLTIDETVQNYGNGSAYHSTWVDVRKV; encoded by the coding sequence ATGCCCTTCTCCGTCTGCATGCGGGATTGTTACGACACCTGCTCCATGATAAGTGAATTTAAAGACGGGAAGCTCACGGTTAGGGGAAATCCCAGGCATCCGGTAACCGCTGGTTTTCTGTGTCCAAAGGGTGCCCTTCTGCCTAAGTGGTTCCACGCAAAGGGCCGGCTCAAGAAACCGCTCATAAGAACTGACGAGAGGGGAAGCGGAGAATTCAGAGAGACGAGCTGGGAAGAGGCGATAAAGGTCGTTGTAGACAAGCTCAGGGAGACAATTGAAGAGCACGGAAGCGAGAGCGTCCTGGTTTACCAGTACGCGGGTGATCGGGGTGCGGTAAACTACGCCTTCCCTCTGAGGCTCTTCCACTACCTTAACACATCTATGCTCGACTACGGAATCTGCGACAGGGCCGGACACGAGGCGTTGAAGGACGTTTACGGCACAGCGGTTGGCATGGATCCGGAGGAGCTCAAAAATCAGCGCTTGCTCGTTTACTGGGGGATGAACGCATTCTGGACGAACCTTCACGGCTTCATGCTGGCTAAGAAGAACAACCTCGAGATATGGACTGTAGATGTCGTAAGAACAGAGACTGCAAAGCGGAGCGACAGGTTCTTCCAGATAAGGCCCGACACGGACGTTCTATTCGCGCTGAGCGTTGCAAAGGTCATCATTGAGGAAAACCTCTACGATAAGGCCTTTGTCCGCGAGAACGTTTACGGCTTTGAAGAATTCAAGAATTATGTAAAAACATTATCGCTTGATTATGTAAGCAAGGAGACCGGTTTGAGCATTGAGGATATTGAGGAGTTTGCCAGAGGCTACGCCGAAAAGAGGGGCGTAATCCACATCGGTTACGGCTTCCAGCGCTCCCTGGCAGGCGGGGAGGCTGTCAGGGCAATAGCGATTCTTCCGGCTTTAGTCGGTCACCGCTTTGGATTCATCTACGACATGAAGACGATAGATAAAAGCTACGCGGAAGGGGCCTTCCTGAGGAGCAAGCCGGCGAAGAGAATTCCGCAGGTGAAGCTCGCGGAGTATATCGAGAGGGGTGAAATTAAGTTCCTCTACGTCTACAACTCCAACCCGCTCGCGAGCCTGCCGAACCAGAACAGGTTAAGGAAAGCACTAGTTGAGAGCGACGTCTTCGTCGTTACGCACGACATCTTTCTGACGGACACGGCACTTTACTCGGACGTCGTCCTGCCGGCGAACACATTCTTCGAGCGGCTTGATATAGCCGACAGCTACTACCATCGCTACGTGGCTTTGAACGAGCCGGTTGCAAGGCTCCATGGAAAGAGCAACAGCGAGGTGACAAGGCTCTTGGCAAAGGCCCTTGGAATAGAGAACCCTTATCTCTACGAGAGCGACGAGGAAGTGATAAGAAAAATCCTCGAACTCAACGGCCTGAGCTGGGACGAGCTCAAGGAGAAGGGCTTCGTCAGAGTGCCTGAAAAGCCAAGGAAGTGGGAAACGCCGAGCGGGAAGATAGAGTTCTACTCACAGAGAGTGGTTGAAAGGGGTCTGAGCCCGTTCCCGGAGTACAGGAAGTTCAAGGGCAAATACCCACTCCGGCTCCTCACTCCAACGTACCGGATGACCATAACGAGCCAGTACCACAACACCTACGGGATGGTAGACCCTAACCTTTACATCAATCCGGCGGACGCTGAAGAGAGGGGTATCCAAGACGGCGATGCAGTGGAAGTCTTCAACGAGAACGGACGGATCAGGACGGTCGCAAAACTCAGCGACGACGTGCCCAGGGGTGTCGTCCTCTTATACAAGGCTTTCTGGGTTAAGCTGCTCGGCTGGAACGCAAACTTCCTCACGATCGATGAAACAGTTCAAAACTACGGCAACGGCTCTGCCTATCATTCAACCTGGGTGGACGTGAGGAAGGTTTAA